In Equus asinus isolate D_3611 breed Donkey chromosome 13, EquAss-T2T_v2, whole genome shotgun sequence, one DNA window encodes the following:
- the WNT9B gene encoding protein Wnt-9b, whose amino-acid sequence MRPPPALALAALCLLALPAAAAAAYFGLTGREVLTPFPGLGTAAAPAQGGAHLKQCDLLKLSRRQKQLCRREPGLAETLQEAAHLSLLECQFQFRHERWNCSLEGRTALLKRGFKETAFLYAVSSAALTHTLARACSAGRMERCTCDDSPGLESRQAWQWGVCGDNLKYSTKFLSNFLGPKRGSKDLRARADAHNTHVGIKAVKSGLRTTCKCHGVSGSCAVRTCWKQLSPFREMGQVLKLRYDSAVKVSSATNEALGRLELWAPARPGSPNKGLAPRPGDLVYMEDSPSFCRPSKYSPGTAGRVCSREASCSSLCCGRGYDTQSRLVAFSCHCQVQWCCYVECQQCVQEELVYTCKH is encoded by the exons ATGCGCCCCCCGCCCGCGCTGGCCCTGGCCGCGCTCTGCCTGCTGGCgctgcccgccgccgccgccgccgcctacTTCGG CCTGACCGGGCGGGAGGTCCTGACGCCCTTCCCAGGGCTGGGCACCGCAGCGGCCCCGGCGCAGGGTGGGGCCCACCTGAAGCAGTGTGACCTGCTGAAGCTGTCCCGCCGGCAGAAGCAGCTCTGTCGACGGGAGCCGGGCCTGGCGGAGACGCTGCAGGAGGCCGCGCACCTCAGCCTGCTCGAGTGCCAGTTCCAGTTCCGCCACGAGCGCTGGAACTGCAGCCTGGAGGGGAGGACGGCCCTGCTCAAGAGAG GTTTCAAGGAGACAGCCTTCCTGTATGCAGTGTCCTCGGCCGCCCTCACGCACACTTTGGCCCGGGCCTGCAGCGCTGGGCGCATGGAGCGCTGCACCTGCGATGACTCTCCAGGCCTGGAGAGCCGGCAGGCCTGGCAGTGGGGCGTGTGCGGCGACAACCTCAAGTACAGCACCAAGTTCCTGAGCAACTTCCTGGGGCCCAAGAGAGGAAGCAAGGACCTGCGGGCACGGGCAGATGCCCACAACACCCACGTGGGCATCAAG GCAGTGAAGAGTGGCCTCAGGACCACGTGTAAGTGCCACGGTGTGTCCGGCTCCTGCGCCGTGCGCACCTGCTGGAAGCAGCTGTCCCCATTCCGCGAGATGGGCCAGGTGCTGAAGCTGCGCTACGACTCAGCTGTCAAGGTGTCCAGTGCCACCAACGAGGCCTTGGGCCGCCTGGAGTTGTGGGCACCCGCCAGGCCGGGCAGCCCCAACAAGGGCCTGGCCCCCCGGCCTGGGGACCTCGTCTACATGGAGGACTCACCCAGTTTCTGCCGGCCCAGCAAGTACTCGCCAGGCACGGCGGGCAGGGTGTGCTCCCGGGAGGCCAGCTGCAGCAGCCTGTGCTGCGGGCGGGGCTATGACACCCAGAGCCGCCTGGTGGCCTTCTCCTGCCACTGCCAGGTGCAGTGGTGCTGCTATGTGGAGTGCCAGCAGTGCGTGCAGGAGGAGCTCGTGTACACCTGCAAGCACTAG